A genome region from Bufo gargarizans isolate SCDJY-AF-19 chromosome 2, ASM1485885v1, whole genome shotgun sequence includes the following:
- the LOC122928235 gene encoding uncharacterized protein LOC122928235 isoform X1: MQSDVNRKEYITLYTVIKIVLYFLAEIISTRWRSIRDRFMRDLNHERTAPSGSGTSRRKPYQYAPHLQFLQRCFQQRMTHSSTLPPEAEPVEHEDSTEQLSGRSTDQTSLPSQSQDSALESRGRQTETCAQIEDTRQFISSAFDRVLSRPRPLRRPHRVFEDLALIFRDCLLKIEEEQTRYKQELTSMINHVKVVCRPEPLNHNQQFLLTLSHWMDNMTPEQNCDCRVTLIKTVWNIKHAPSSNFVPLAQSYPPATSYPTCMTSPPAHSYSEPHIAPQSQNFQQSQNFQQSQNFQQSQNFQQSQNLALSQNFSHSQNFPPSKTLPTYHNFPQAQNVGTAQNFPALQNFPSTSHIFIPSQSHPPSQRQPTSHQYPTAHTFPPSQSHSTSVRYQPASTFQETLSQSQSQLPSYVSAQTPFQSNNTGSSQTRLQTPSPDVISMSTQNKISIN; encoded by the exons ATGCAATCCGATGTCAACAGAAAAGAATATATAACATTATATACGGTTATTAAAATTGTTCTTTATTTTCTAGCTGAAATCATATCAACACGCTGGAGGTCAATACGCGATAGGTTTATGCGTGACCTCAATCATGAACGAACGGCGCCAAGTGGTTCGGGTACTTCTCGGAGGAAACCTTACCAATATGCACCACATCTTCAATTTCTTCAACGTTGTTTTCAGCAGCGCAT GACTCATTCAAGCACACTCCCTCCTGAAGCAGAACCTGTTGAACATGAGGACTCAACCGAACAATTGTCTGGACGATCTACCGATCAAACTTCATTACCATCTCAGTCACAGGATTCTGCTCTGGAGTCGCGCGGCCGGCAAACTGAGACATGTGCTCAGATTGAAGATACTCGACAGTTCATTTCTTCTGCCTTTGACAGAGTTTTAAGTAGGCCGAGGCCACTTCGAAGACCACATAGAGTCTTTGAGGATCTTGCACTGATCTTCCGAGATTGTTTATTAAAAATAGAGGAGGAGCAAACTCGGTATAAGCAAGAGTTAACTTCCATGATCAATCATGTCAAGGTAGTTTGTCGTCCAGAACCCCTTAACCATAATCAGCAGTTTCTCTTAACGTTAAGTCATTGGATGGACAACATGACTCCAGAGCAGAATTGTGATTGTCGAGTGACATTGATCAAAACTGTTTGGAATATTAAACACGCACCATCCTCTAATTTTGTTCCTCTGGCTCAGTCGTATCCACCAGCCACCTCCTACCCAACATGCATGACTTCTCCACCTGCTCACTCATACTCTGAGCCACATATCGCTCCCCAGTCACAAAACTTTCAACAGTCACAAAACTTTCAACAGTCACAAAACTTTCAACAGTCACAAAACTTTCAACAGTCACAAAACTTAGCCCTATCCCAAAACTTTAGCCACTCCCAAAACTTTCCCCCATCCAAAACTTTACCTACGTACCACAACTTCCCACAGGCCCAAAACGTAGGCACTGCACAAAACTTTCCAGCTTTACAGAACTTTCCATCAACATCCCACATCTTTATTCCATCCCAAAGCCATCCACCGTCCCAAAGACAACCTACGTCCCACCAATACCCAACGGCTCACACATTTCCACCTTCTCAAAGCCATAGCACATCCGTCAGATATCAACCTGCATCAACCTTTCAAGAGACTTTAAGCCAATCTCAATCACAGCTACCTTCCTATGTCTCTGCACAAACACCTTTCCAATCCAACAACACTGGAAGTTCCCAAACACGTCTACAGACACCAAGTCCAGATGTGATTTCTATGTCAACTCAAAATAAAATCTCCATAAACTAA
- the LOC122928235 gene encoding uncharacterized protein LOC122928235 isoform X2: MRDLNHERTAPSGSGTSRRKPYQYAPHLQFLQRCFQQRMTHSSTLPPEAEPVEHEDSTEQLSGRSTDQTSLPSQSQDSALESRGRQTETCAQIEDTRQFISSAFDRVLSRPRPLRRPHRVFEDLALIFRDCLLKIEEEQTRYKQELTSMINHVKVVCRPEPLNHNQQFLLTLSHWMDNMTPEQNCDCRVTLIKTVWNIKHAPSSNFVPLAQSYPPATSYPTCMTSPPAHSYSEPHIAPQSQNFQQSQNFQQSQNFQQSQNFQQSQNLALSQNFSHSQNFPPSKTLPTYHNFPQAQNVGTAQNFPALQNFPSTSHIFIPSQSHPPSQRQPTSHQYPTAHTFPPSQSHSTSVRYQPASTFQETLSQSQSQLPSYVSAQTPFQSNNTGSSQTRLQTPSPDVISMSTQNKISIN; this comes from the exons ATGCGTGACCTCAATCATGAACGAACGGCGCCAAGTGGTTCGGGTACTTCTCGGAGGAAACCTTACCAATATGCACCACATCTTCAATTTCTTCAACGTTGTTTTCAGCAGCGCAT GACTCATTCAAGCACACTCCCTCCTGAAGCAGAACCTGTTGAACATGAGGACTCAACCGAACAATTGTCTGGACGATCTACCGATCAAACTTCATTACCATCTCAGTCACAGGATTCTGCTCTGGAGTCGCGCGGCCGGCAAACTGAGACATGTGCTCAGATTGAAGATACTCGACAGTTCATTTCTTCTGCCTTTGACAGAGTTTTAAGTAGGCCGAGGCCACTTCGAAGACCACATAGAGTCTTTGAGGATCTTGCACTGATCTTCCGAGATTGTTTATTAAAAATAGAGGAGGAGCAAACTCGGTATAAGCAAGAGTTAACTTCCATGATCAATCATGTCAAGGTAGTTTGTCGTCCAGAACCCCTTAACCATAATCAGCAGTTTCTCTTAACGTTAAGTCATTGGATGGACAACATGACTCCAGAGCAGAATTGTGATTGTCGAGTGACATTGATCAAAACTGTTTGGAATATTAAACACGCACCATCCTCTAATTTTGTTCCTCTGGCTCAGTCGTATCCACCAGCCACCTCCTACCCAACATGCATGACTTCTCCACCTGCTCACTCATACTCTGAGCCACATATCGCTCCCCAGTCACAAAACTTTCAACAGTCACAAAACTTTCAACAGTCACAAAACTTTCAACAGTCACAAAACTTTCAACAGTCACAAAACTTAGCCCTATCCCAAAACTTTAGCCACTCCCAAAACTTTCCCCCATCCAAAACTTTACCTACGTACCACAACTTCCCACAGGCCCAAAACGTAGGCACTGCACAAAACTTTCCAGCTTTACAGAACTTTCCATCAACATCCCACATCTTTATTCCATCCCAAAGCCATCCACCGTCCCAAAGACAACCTACGTCCCACCAATACCCAACGGCTCACACATTTCCACCTTCTCAAAGCCATAGCACATCCGTCAGATATCAACCTGCATCAACCTTTCAAGAGACTTTAAGCCAATCTCAATCACAGCTACCTTCCTATGTCTCTGCACAAACACCTTTCCAATCCAACAACACTGGAAGTTCCCAAACACGTCTACAGACACCAAGTCCAGATGTGATTTCTATGTCAACTCAAAATAAAATCTCCATAAACTAA